A single Pseudomonas brassicacearum DNA region contains:
- a CDS encoding flavin reductase family protein, which produces MIEPGIYKEVMSSFPSGVTVVTTLDPDGNIVGITASAFSALSIDPALVLFCPNYASDTYPVLRDSKQFAIHLLSADQTAEAYAFAGKGKDKAKGIDWHLSDLGNPLLGKATAIIECELWREYDGGDHAIIVGAVRNLILPEQPVTPMIYHKGKLGPLPALA; this is translated from the coding sequence ATGATCGAACCCGGCATCTACAAAGAAGTCATGAGCTCCTTCCCGTCTGGCGTCACGGTGGTCACTACCCTGGACCCGGACGGCAATATCGTCGGCATCACCGCCAGCGCGTTCAGCGCGCTGTCGATCGACCCGGCGCTGGTACTGTTCTGCCCCAACTACGCCTCTGACACCTACCCGGTCCTGCGCGACAGCAAGCAGTTCGCGATCCACTTGCTGTCCGCCGACCAGACCGCCGAAGCCTATGCCTTTGCCGGTAAGGGCAAGGACAAGGCCAAGGGCATCGATTGGCACCTGAGCGACCTGGGCAATCCATTGCTGGGCAAAGCCACGGCGATCATCGAATGCGAACTGTGGCGCGAATACGATGGCGGCGACCACGCGATCATCGTCGGCGCAGTGAGGAACCTGATCCTGCCCGAACAGCCGGTGACGCCGATGATCTACCACAAAGGCAAGCTGGGCCCGCTGCCCGCGCTGGCCTGA
- a CDS encoding circularly permuted type 2 ATP-grasp protein, translating to MPHAFFNEMYDAKGDCRPHYQAFSRWLADTPLELLEQRRREADLLFHRAGITFTLYGDEQGTERLIPFDIIPRSIKASEWQVVERGCIQRVQALNMFLADIYHGQHILKEGIIPPEQVLANEGYQIAMQGLNLHRGIYAHIAGVDLVRDGDGSYYVLEDNLRTPSGVSYMLEDRKMMMRLFPELFAAQRVAPIDHYPNLLLDTLKSSSPLENPTAVVLTPGRFNSAYFEHAFLAREMGVELVEGADLFVRDDHVYMRTTAGPRQVDVIYRRLDDAYLDPLSFNPDSMLGVPGLIAVYRAGNVVLANAVGTGVADDKSIYPYVDEMIRFYLTEEPILKNVPTWQCRKPQDLSHVLANLPDLVVKETQGSGGYGMLVGPAASAAEIEDFRARLKARPEAYIAQPTLSLSTCPTFVESGIAPRHIDLRPFVLSGKETRLVPGGLTRVALREGSLVVNSSQGGGTKDTWVVED from the coding sequence ATGCCCCACGCTTTTTTTAATGAAATGTATGACGCCAAGGGTGACTGCCGCCCGCATTACCAAGCCTTCTCGCGCTGGTTGGCGGACACACCGCTTGAACTGTTGGAACAACGCCGCCGCGAAGCCGACCTGCTGTTCCACCGAGCCGGTATCACCTTCACCCTCTACGGGGACGAGCAGGGCACCGAACGGTTGATTCCTTTCGACATCATCCCGCGCAGCATCAAGGCCAGTGAATGGCAGGTGGTCGAGCGTGGCTGCATCCAGCGGGTCCAGGCCCTGAACATGTTCCTGGCCGACATCTACCACGGGCAACACATCCTCAAGGAAGGGATCATCCCGCCCGAGCAAGTGCTCGCCAACGAGGGGTACCAGATTGCGATGCAGGGCCTGAACCTGCACCGGGGCATCTACGCCCATATCGCCGGTGTCGACCTGGTTCGTGACGGTGACGGCAGTTACTACGTGCTGGAGGACAACCTGCGTACCCCCAGCGGCGTGAGCTACATGCTCGAAGACCGCAAGATGATGATGCGCCTGTTCCCCGAGCTCTTCGCCGCCCAGCGCGTAGCCCCCATCGACCATTATCCGAACCTGCTGCTCGACACCCTCAAGAGCTCAAGCCCTCTCGAGAACCCCACCGCCGTGGTGCTGACCCCGGGGCGCTTCAACAGTGCCTATTTCGAGCATGCGTTCCTGGCCCGTGAAATGGGCGTGGAACTGGTGGAGGGCGCCGACCTGTTCGTGCGTGACGACCACGTGTACATGCGCACCACCGCCGGCCCCCGGCAAGTGGACGTGATTTATCGGCGCCTTGACGATGCCTACCTCGACCCGCTGTCGTTCAACCCCGATTCGATGTTGGGCGTGCCCGGGCTGATCGCCGTGTACCGCGCGGGCAATGTGGTGCTGGCGAATGCGGTCGGCACGGGCGTGGCTGATGACAAGTCGATCTACCCCTACGTCGACGAGATGATCCGCTTCTACCTCACCGAAGAACCGATCCTGAAGAACGTGCCCACCTGGCAGTGTCGCAAGCCCCAGGACCTGTCCCACGTGCTGGCCAACCTGCCGGACCTGGTGGTCAAGGAAACCCAAGGCTCCGGCGGCTACGGCATGCTGGTCGGGCCGGCCGCCAGCGCGGCGGAGATCGAGGATTTCCGCGCACGCCTCAAGGCCCGTCCCGAAGCCTACATCGCCCAGCCAACCTTGAGCCTGTCGACGTGCCCGACCTTTGTCGAGAGCGGCATCGCGCCGCGCCACATCGACCTGCGGCCGTTCGTGCTGTCGGGCAAGGAAACGCGCCTGGTGCCCGGCGGGCTGACCCGCGTGGCGCTGCGCGAAGGCTCGCTGGTGGTGAACTCGTCCCAGGGCGGTGGCACCAAAGACACTTGGGTAGTGGAGGACTAA
- a CDS encoding carboxymuconolactone decarboxylase family protein: protein MSNEKYEQGLKIRTQVLGQDYVKRSIENADDFTRPLQEMVTEYCWGHVWGREGLSLKERSMINLAMISALNRPHELKLHVRGALRNGLSREQIREILLQVGIYCGVPAAVDSFRLAREAFAEADAEASSQPSAV from the coding sequence ATGAGCAACGAAAAGTACGAACAAGGCCTGAAGATCCGCACCCAGGTGCTGGGCCAGGACTACGTCAAGCGCTCCATCGAGAACGCCGACGATTTCACCCGGCCACTGCAGGAAATGGTCACCGAATATTGCTGGGGCCATGTCTGGGGTCGCGAGGGTTTATCGCTCAAGGAGCGCAGCATGATCAACCTGGCAATGATCTCGGCGCTCAATCGCCCGCACGAACTCAAGCTGCATGTACGCGGCGCCTTGCGTAACGGCCTGAGTCGTGAGCAAATACGCGAAATTCTGCTTCAGGTCGGTATCTATTGCGGCGTCCCCGCTGCCGTGGACAGTTTCCGGCTTGCCCGTGAAGCCTTCGCCGAAGCCGATGCCGAGGCCTCCAGTCAACCCTCGGCTGTTTGA
- a CDS encoding amino acid synthesis family protein — MSFEIRKIVSYVEETFIEGGKATDKPVTMVGLAVVMKNPWLGRGFVEDLKPEIRANCSDLGALMVERLVGIIGGAEKIEAYGKAAVVGADGEIEHASAVIHTLRFGNHYREAVKAKSYLSFTNKRGGPGTSIQIPMMHKDDEGLRSHYITLEMQIEDAPRADEIVVVLGCADGGRLHPRIGNRYIDLEELAAENAQ, encoded by the coding sequence ATGAGTTTCGAAATTCGCAAGATCGTCAGCTATGTCGAAGAAACCTTTATCGAAGGCGGCAAGGCCACCGACAAACCGGTGACCATGGTCGGGCTGGCGGTGGTGATGAAAAACCCTTGGCTGGGTCGCGGTTTCGTCGAAGACCTGAAACCGGAAATCCGCGCCAACTGCTCCGACCTCGGCGCGCTGATGGTCGAGCGTCTGGTAGGCATCATCGGCGGCGCCGAGAAGATCGAAGCTTATGGAAAGGCCGCCGTGGTGGGGGCCGACGGTGAAATCGAGCACGCTTCCGCCGTGATCCACACCCTGCGCTTCGGCAACCATTACCGCGAAGCGGTCAAGGCCAAGAGCTACCTGAGCTTCACCAACAAGCGCGGCGGCCCTGGCACCTCGATTCAGATCCCGATGATGCACAAGGACGACGAAGGCCTGCGTTCGCACTACATCACCCTGGAAATGCAAATTGAAGACGCCCCGCGCGCCGACGAAATCGTCGTGGTGCTGGGCTGCGCCGATGGCGGTCGCCTGCACCCGCGCATCGGCAACCGCTACATCGACCTGGAAGAACTGGCCGCCGAGAATGCGCAGTAA
- a CDS encoding NUDIX hydrolase, with translation MFSPSFCPKCGGSDLGHRLPTGDTHERLMCGGCGYIHYVNPKIIAGCIIEQDGKYLLCQRAIPPRPGTWTLPAGFMEGGETTEQAALREVWEETGARAEIVSPYSIFSVPKISEVYIIFRAIALEITGQFGPETLACQFFAPEDIPWDSIYYPAIRQILERYIEERQAGVYGIYMGNDDSGKIHFIR, from the coding sequence ATGTTCAGCCCGAGCTTTTGTCCAAAGTGCGGCGGCAGTGACCTGGGTCATCGCCTGCCAACGGGCGATACCCATGAGCGACTGATGTGTGGCGGTTGCGGCTACATCCACTACGTCAACCCGAAGATCATTGCCGGCTGCATCATCGAGCAGGACGGCAAGTACCTGCTGTGCCAGCGCGCCATCCCACCGCGCCCGGGCACCTGGACACTGCCGGCCGGCTTCATGGAAGGCGGCGAGACAACCGAACAGGCGGCGCTGCGCGAGGTCTGGGAAGAAACCGGCGCACGCGCTGAAATCGTTTCGCCCTACTCGATCTTCAGCGTGCCGAAGATCAGCGAGGTGTACATCATCTTCCGCGCCATCGCGCTGGAGATCACCGGCCAGTTCGGCCCGGAAACCCTCGCCTGCCAGTTCTTCGCCCCCGAAGACATTCCCTGGGACAGCATCTACTACCCGGCCATCCGGCAGATCCTCGAACGTTATATCGAGGAACGCCAGGCCGGGGTCTATGGCATCTACATGGGTAACGACGACAGCGGCAAGATTCACTTCATCCGCTGA
- a CDS encoding transglutaminase family protein — MKLSIRHDTTYSYADEVCTSIQFLRLTPRDTQRQRILEWHLELPRLVRSQLDPYGNILHVMTMDEPHGALVLTAYGEVEIHQSIAMEPDNQSPLPFLRTSRLTQADDALSAFAVEQCAGRRDRSALTDLMNGLAARMPYSPGTTAVNSTAAEAFAGGTGVCQDHTHAFLACVRSLGIPARYVSGYLCTEDESHLASHAWAEAWLDDGWYSFDVTNQLTFPDRHLKLAVGLDYLDACPVRGMRRGGGAEQMQARVQVSSMVQVQHQ; from the coding sequence ATGAAACTGTCTATACGCCACGACACCACCTACAGCTACGCCGATGAAGTCTGCACCAGCATCCAGTTCCTGCGCCTGACGCCCCGGGACACTCAGCGCCAGCGCATCCTGGAGTGGCATCTGGAACTGCCGCGACTGGTGCGCAGCCAGCTTGATCCCTATGGCAACATCCTGCATGTGATGACCATGGACGAGCCTCACGGCGCCTTGGTACTGACGGCTTATGGCGAGGTGGAAATCCATCAGTCCATCGCGATGGAACCGGACAACCAGTCGCCGCTGCCTTTTTTGCGCACCAGCCGCCTCACCCAGGCAGACGACGCCCTTAGCGCCTTCGCCGTCGAGCAATGCGCGGGACGGCGCGATCGTTCGGCCTTGACCGACTTGATGAATGGTTTGGCGGCGCGAATGCCCTACAGCCCCGGCACGACGGCGGTCAACAGCACCGCCGCCGAGGCGTTTGCCGGTGGCACGGGGGTTTGCCAGGACCATACCCACGCGTTCCTGGCCTGCGTGCGCAGCCTGGGCATTCCTGCGCGCTATGTTTCCGGCTATTTGTGCACCGAAGATGAAAGCCACCTGGCGAGCCACGCCTGGGCGGAAGCCTGGCTGGATGATGGCTGGTACAGCTTCGACGTGACCAACCAACTGACCTTCCCAGACCGCCACCTGAAACTGGCGGTCGGCCTGGACTACCTCGACGCCTGCCCGGTACGCGGCATGCGCCGAGGTGGCGGAGCGGAGCAGATGCAGGCAAGGGTGCAGGTGAGTTCGATGGTGCAGGTGCAACACCAATAA
- a CDS encoding DUF1330 domain-containing protein → MKAYWIAHVDVTDPDQYSQYTQRAPAAFALYGGRMLARGGRSEAMEGRATPQRSVVIEFDSYEQALACYHSAQYQEAKRHREGVARAEVIIVEGVAPL, encoded by the coding sequence ATGAAGGCGTACTGGATTGCTCATGTGGATGTCACCGACCCCGATCAATACAGCCAATACACCCAGCGAGCGCCGGCGGCGTTTGCCTTGTATGGCGGTCGGATGCTGGCCCGCGGCGGGCGCAGCGAAGCGATGGAGGGCAGGGCCACGCCGCAGCGCAGCGTGGTGATCGAATTCGACTCTTACGAACAGGCGCTGGCCTGCTATCACTCGGCGCAGTATCAGGAGGCCAAGCGCCATCGCGAAGGCGTGGCCCGGGCCGAGGTGATCATTGTCGAGGGCGTGGCACCACTGTAA
- the ribBA gene encoding bifunctional 3,4-dihydroxy-2-butanone-4-phosphate synthase/GTP cyclohydrolase II, with protein MAFNSIQEIIEDYRLGKMVLLVDDEDRENEGDLLLAADCCNAQAISFMAREARGLICLTLTDEHCQRLGLEQMVPSNGSVFSTAFTVSIEAATGVTTGICAADRARTVAAAVAADAGPSDIVQPGHIFPLRAKEGGVLTRAGHTEAGCDLARLAGFTPASVIVEVMNDDGTMARRPDLEVFARKHGIKIGTIADLIHYRLSTEHTVVRIGERELPTVHGTFRLFTFEDRIEGGVHMAMVMGDIRRDEPTLARVHVIDPLRDLVGAEYNGPSNWTLWAALQRVAEEGRGVVVVLANHESSQALLERVPQLTQPPRQFSRSQSRIYSEVGTGAQILQDLGVGKLRHLGPPLKYAGLTGYDLEVIESIPFTG; from the coding sequence ATGGCCTTTAACAGCATTCAGGAAATCATCGAAGACTACCGCCTGGGCAAGATGGTGTTGCTGGTGGATGACGAAGATCGGGAAAACGAAGGCGACCTGCTGCTGGCCGCCGACTGTTGCAACGCCCAGGCCATCAGCTTCATGGCCCGCGAAGCGCGCGGGTTGATTTGCCTGACCCTGACCGACGAACACTGCCAGCGCCTGGGCCTTGAGCAAATGGTGCCGAGTAACGGCAGTGTGTTCAGCACTGCGTTCACCGTCTCCATCGAGGCCGCCACGGGCGTGACCACCGGTATTTGCGCTGCCGACCGGGCACGCACTGTCGCCGCCGCCGTGGCCGCCGATGCGGGGCCCAGCGATATCGTGCAGCCGGGGCATATCTTCCCGCTGCGGGCCAAGGAAGGCGGTGTATTGACCCGCGCCGGGCACACCGAAGCCGGTTGCGACCTGGCGCGCCTGGCAGGTTTCACACCGGCATCGGTGATCGTCGAAGTGATGAACGATGACGGCACCATGGCCCGCCGGCCGGACCTGGAGGTTTTCGCCCGCAAGCACGGGATCAAGATCGGCACCATCGCCGACCTGATCCACTACCGCCTGAGCACCGAGCACACCGTGGTGCGCATCGGTGAACGGGAACTGCCTACAGTGCATGGCACCTTCCGTTTGTTCACCTTTGAAGATCGCATCGAAGGTGGCGTGCACATGGCGATGGTGATGGGCGACATTCGCCGGGATGAGCCTACGCTGGCGCGGGTGCACGTGATCGACCCGCTGCGGGACCTGGTGGGCGCCGAATACAACGGCCCTTCCAATTGGACGCTATGGGCGGCCCTGCAGCGAGTAGCCGAAGAAGGTCGTGGCGTGGTGGTCGTGCTGGCCAACCACGAATCGTCCCAGGCGCTGCTCGAGCGAGTGCCGCAACTGACCCAGCCGCCACGACAGTTCAGCCGGTCGCAATCGCGCATCTATTCTGAAGTAGGCACCGGGGCGCAGATTCTGCAGGACCTGGGCGTCGGCAAATTGCGCCACCTGGGACCACCGCTCAAGTACGCGGGGTTAACGGGGTATGACTTGGAGGTGATAGAGAGCATTCCCTTCACCGGATAA
- a CDS encoding alpha/beta fold hydrolase, whose protein sequence is MIRLTAELTPAGTSYLATGQGQPVVLIHGVGLNKEMWGGQVVGLATQYRVIAYDMLGHGASPRPQSGTALLGYADQLLELLDHLQLPQATVIGFSMGGLVARAFALHYPLRLQGLVVLNSVFNRSAEQRAGVIARTAQAAEHGPDANAEAALSRWFSREYQAANPAQIAALRQTLAQNDPQGYLTTYELFATQDMYRADDLSNIQVPTLIATGELDPGSTPEMARQLAERIPGATVAVLAEQRHMMPVESPRLVNQLLLEFLDTANARQNQIKGIVA, encoded by the coding sequence ATGATTCGGCTCACCGCTGAACTCACCCCGGCCGGCACCAGCTACCTGGCAACCGGCCAAGGCCAACCCGTGGTCTTGATCCATGGCGTGGGCCTGAACAAAGAAATGTGGGGTGGCCAGGTCGTTGGCCTGGCCACGCAATACCGGGTGATTGCCTACGACATGCTCGGCCATGGCGCGAGCCCCCGCCCGCAAAGCGGTACCGCGCTGCTCGGCTACGCCGACCAGTTGCTGGAGTTGCTCGACCATTTGCAACTGCCCCAGGCGACGGTGATCGGTTTTTCCATGGGCGGGCTGGTAGCCCGTGCGTTTGCCTTGCATTATCCGCTGCGCCTGCAAGGCCTGGTGGTGCTCAACAGCGTGTTCAACCGCAGCGCCGAACAGCGCGCCGGGGTCATCGCACGCACGGCCCAAGCCGCCGAGCATGGGCCGGACGCCAATGCCGAGGCAGCGTTGTCGCGCTGGTTCAGCCGTGAATACCAGGCGGCCAATCCGGCGCAAATCGCCGCATTGCGCCAGACCCTGGCGCAGAATGATCCCCAGGGTTACCTGACCACCTATGAACTGTTCGCCACCCAGGACATGTACCGCGCCGATGACCTGAGCAACATCCAGGTGCCGACACTGATCGCCACCGGTGAACTGGACCCCGGCTCGACACCGGAAATGGCCCGGCAACTGGCCGAGCGAATTCCCGGCGCCACGGTTGCCGTGCTCGCCGAACAGCGGCATATGATGCCGGTAGAGTCGCCGCGCCTGGTCAACCAGCTGTTGCTGGAATTTCTCGACACAGCAAACGCCCGACAAAACCAAATAAAGGGGATCGTTGCATGA
- a CDS encoding aldehyde dehydrogenase, whose protein sequence is MTLARFSMCIGGEWVDALSGKTFESLNPALAQPWAELPDADEADVERAVQAAQSAFDSPAWRGLTATARGKLLRRLGDLIAENKEQLAQLESRDNGKLIRETRGQVGYLPEFFHYTAGLADKLEGGTLPLDKPDLFAYTVHEAMGVVAAIIPWNSPLYLTAIKLAPALAAGNTIVIKPSEHASATILELARLALEAGIPPGVVNVVTGYGPSTGAALTRHPLVRKIAFTGGAATARHVVRSSAENFAKLSLELGGKSPNIIFADADLDSAINGAIAGIYAASGQSCVSGSRLLVQDEIYDEFVSRLVERAQRIRIGNPQEDASEMGPMATAQQLAVVEGLVADAIAEGARLRLGGKRPQNLGEGWFYEPTLFECDRNSMKIMQEEVFGPVASVIRFKDEAEALAIANDSQFGLAAGIWTRDLGRAHRLARDVRSGIIWVNTYRAVSAMAPIGGFKNSGYGRESGIDSVLAYTELKTVWINLSQAPMPDPFVMR, encoded by the coding sequence ATGACACTCGCACGTTTTTCGATGTGCATCGGCGGTGAATGGGTCGATGCTCTCTCCGGCAAGACTTTCGAAAGCCTGAACCCGGCACTGGCTCAACCCTGGGCCGAGTTGCCCGACGCCGACGAAGCCGATGTCGAGCGCGCCGTCCAGGCGGCGCAGAGCGCTTTCGACAGCCCGGCATGGCGCGGGCTGACCGCCACCGCACGCGGCAAATTGCTGCGTCGCCTCGGTGACCTGATCGCCGAGAACAAAGAACAACTGGCCCAGTTGGAAAGCCGCGACAACGGCAAGCTGATCCGTGAAACCCGCGGTCAGGTCGGCTACCTGCCGGAGTTCTTCCACTACACCGCCGGCTTGGCCGACAAGCTCGAAGGCGGCACGCTGCCGCTGGACAAGCCGGACCTGTTTGCCTACACCGTGCACGAAGCCATGGGCGTGGTCGCGGCGATCATTCCCTGGAACAGCCCGCTGTACCTGACGGCGATCAAACTGGCACCAGCCCTCGCGGCAGGCAACACCATTGTGATCAAACCGTCCGAGCACGCCTCGGCAACCATTCTCGAGCTGGCTCGCCTCGCCTTGGAAGCGGGCATTCCGCCGGGCGTGGTCAACGTTGTCACCGGTTACGGCCCGAGCACCGGCGCCGCCCTCACCCGCCATCCGCTGGTGCGCAAGATCGCCTTCACCGGCGGCGCGGCCACGGCGCGGCATGTGGTGCGCAGCAGCGCGGAGAACTTCGCCAAGCTGTCGCTGGAACTGGGCGGCAAATCACCGAACATTATCTTTGCCGACGCCGACCTCGACAGCGCGATCAACGGGGCGATTGCCGGGATCTATGCGGCATCCGGCCAGAGCTGCGTGTCCGGCTCACGCCTGCTGGTGCAGGACGAAATCTACGATGAGTTCGTCTCGCGCCTGGTCGAACGGGCCCAGCGCATCCGCATCGGCAACCCGCAGGAAGACGCCAGCGAAATGGGCCCCATGGCCACCGCCCAGCAACTGGCCGTGGTCGAAGGCCTGGTGGCCGACGCCATCGCCGAAGGGGCGCGCCTGCGCCTGGGCGGCAAGCGGCCGCAGAACCTGGGCGAAGGCTGGTTCTATGAACCGACACTGTTCGAATGCGACCGCAACTCGATGAAGATCATGCAGGAAGAAGTCTTCGGCCCGGTCGCCTCGGTGATTCGTTTCAAGGACGAAGCCGAGGCCCTGGCGATCGCCAACGACTCGCAATTCGGTCTCGCCGCCGGCATCTGGACCCGCGACCTGGGCCGTGCCCATCGCCTGGCCCGGGATGTTCGCTCCGGGATCATCTGGGTCAACACCTACCGTGCGGTGTCGGCCATGGCGCCGATCGGCGGCTTCAAGAACAGCGGCTATGGACGCGAGAGCGGCATCGATTCGGTGCTCGCTTATACCGAACTGAAAACGGTGTGGATCAACCTGTCCCAGGCGCCCATGCCTGATCCATTCGTGATGCGCTAG
- a CDS encoding alpha-E domain-containing protein, producing MLSRTASDLYWMSRYLERAENLARMLEVSYSLSLMPQAGRSDGHAELAMSLLAAGTLDDYNARYDVLNTERMLHFFALDETNPGSIYSCLRAARTNAHAVRGRITADMWENINATWLEMRNIASNGLGRYGISHFCEWVKERSHLFRGATSGTIMRNDAYCFIRLGTFIERADNTLRLLDARYEMFGEESEEVSDNSARGYYQWSALLRALSSFEAFNEIYRNAPNAEQVSEMLLLRADVPRSLHACIEELDHILASLPGNNGRPAQRLAAELNARLRYSGIDEILASGLHQWLTDLIGQIRHLGQTVHESYLEVV from the coding sequence ATGCTTTCAAGAACTGCTTCGGACCTCTATTGGATGTCCCGCTACCTGGAGCGCGCCGAGAACCTGGCGCGCATGCTCGAAGTCAGCTATTCGTTGTCGCTGATGCCCCAGGCCGGGCGCAGCGATGGCCATGCCGAGCTGGCGATGTCGTTGCTGGCGGCCGGTACGCTGGACGACTACAACGCCCGTTATGACGTGCTCAACACCGAGCGCATGCTGCATTTCTTCGCGCTGGACGAAACCAACCCCGGCAGTATCTACAGCTGCCTGCGGGCCGCGCGAACCAATGCCCATGCCGTGCGCGGGCGCATCACCGCCGACATGTGGGAAAACATCAACGCCACCTGGCTGGAAATGCGCAACATCGCCAGCAACGGCCTGGGGCGCTACGGCATCAGCCATTTCTGCGAGTGGGTCAAGGAGCGCTCGCACCTGTTCCGTGGCGCGACGTCGGGCACCATCATGCGCAATGACGCCTACTGCTTCATTCGCCTGGGCACCTTTATCGAGCGGGCCGACAACACGCTGCGCCTGCTGGACGCCCGCTATGAAATGTTCGGCGAGGAATCGGAGGAGGTCAGCGACAACTCGGCCCGTGGTTATTACCAGTGGAGTGCCTTGTTGCGCGCTTTGTCTTCGTTCGAGGCATTCAACGAGATCTATCGCAATGCGCCCAATGCCGAGCAGGTTTCCGAAATGTTGCTGCTGCGGGCCGACGTCCCGCGCTCGCTGCATGCCTGCATCGAGGAGCTGGACCACATCCTCGCCAGCTTGCCGGGCAACAACGGCCGGCCGGCGCAACGCCTGGCCGCCGAACTGAATGCGCGCCTGCGTTATTCGGGGATCGACGAGATCCTGGCGTCGGGCCTGCATCAATGGCTGACCGACTTGATTGGGCAGATCCGCCACTTGGGCCAGACCGTCCATGAGTCTTACCTGGAGGTCGTATGA
- a CDS encoding GntR family transcriptional regulator has protein sequence MKRLPLDDSFKVNRNPVTLREIVLDKLRSAIMNFQLLPGDRLVERDLCDRLGVSRTSVREALRHLESEGLVEFADAKGPRVAIITLADAVDIYELRCVLEGLIVQLFTLRAKAKDIKALEKALAENRKALKEGELQQVIDSVQGFYDVLLEGSGNHVAATQLRQLQARISYLRATSVSQENRRGDSNQEMERMVEAIKSGDPLAAHQACVDHVRAAAKVALEYLKRQQEETGEIPEIIPPIALKEPRIGR, from the coding sequence ATGAAACGCCTGCCACTCGACGACAGCTTCAAGGTCAATCGCAACCCCGTTACCCTGCGCGAAATCGTGCTGGATAAACTGCGAAGCGCCATCATGAACTTCCAGCTTCTGCCGGGCGATCGCCTGGTCGAACGCGATCTGTGCGATCGCCTGGGTGTGAGCCGCACGTCGGTACGCGAAGCGCTGCGCCACCTAGAATCCGAAGGCCTGGTGGAGTTTGCCGATGCCAAGGGGCCGCGGGTCGCCATTATCACCTTGGCCGACGCCGTCGACATCTATGAGCTGCGTTGTGTGCTCGAAGGCTTGATCGTCCAGTTGTTCACCCTGCGGGCCAAGGCCAAGGACATCAAGGCCCTGGAAAAAGCCCTCGCGGAAAACCGCAAGGCCCTCAAAGAAGGCGAACTGCAACAGGTCATCGATTCGGTGCAAGGCTTCTACGACGTATTGCTCGAAGGCTCCGGCAACCATGTCGCCGCCACCCAGTTGCGCCAGTTGCAGGCGCGCATCAGTTATTTGCGGGCGACCTCGGTGTCCCAGGAAAACCGCCGCGGCGACAGCAACCAGGAAATGGAACGCATGGTCGAGGCGATCAAGAGTGGCGACCCCCTGGCGGCCCACCAGGCCTGCGTCGACCACGTGCGCGCCGCCGCCAAGGTCGCCCTGGAATACCTCAAGCGCCAACAGGAAGAGACCGGTGAAATCCCCGAGATCATCCCGCCCATCGCCCTCAAAGAACCGCGCATAGGTCGCTAG